Proteins from one Nakamurella multipartita DSM 44233 genomic window:
- a CDS encoding DUF3090 domain-containing protein, with amino-acid sequence MSRQIHVFRSPERFLAGTIGQPGEREFFLQVVDGRRVLSVSCEKQQVAVLADRLGSLITEVARRFGAQAEPELTATTDLTLSTPVDAEFRVGTMGLAWDGEGAQVIVELLALTEEEVGEDIVLEDREDGPDALRVFLSLAAARDFAKHAELVVAAGRPPCPLCSNPLDPEGHICPRLNGYHRGAVG; translated from the coding sequence ATGTCGCGCCAGATCCACGTCTTCCGCTCGCCCGAGCGGTTCCTCGCCGGGACCATCGGGCAACCCGGCGAACGCGAATTCTTCCTGCAGGTCGTCGACGGCCGCCGGGTGCTGTCCGTCAGCTGCGAGAAGCAGCAGGTCGCGGTGCTCGCCGACCGGCTCGGTTCGCTGATCACCGAGGTCGCCCGCCGCTTCGGCGCGCAGGCCGAACCCGAGCTCACCGCCACCACCGACCTGACCCTGTCCACTCCGGTGGACGCCGAGTTCCGGGTCGGCACCATGGGCCTGGCCTGGGACGGCGAGGGCGCGCAGGTGATCGTCGAGCTGCTCGCGCTGACCGAGGAAGAGGTCGGCGAGGACATCGTGCTCGAGGACCGCGAGGACGGCCCGGACGCGTTGCGGGTGTTCCTCTCGCTCGCCGCGGCCCGCGACTTCGCCAAGCACGCCGAACTGGTGGTCGCGGCGGGTCGCCCGCCGTGCCCGCTGTGCAGCAACCCGCTGGACCCCGAAGGGCACATCTGCCCGCGGCTGAACGGCTACCACCGCGGCGCCGTTGGCTGA
- a CDS encoding ROK family protein, with protein sequence MIRRENGVTRADLSLITGLSRSAVAETVQDLLNERLIAEDVLAAGGRGAGRGRPSALLVASGGTGSVVGIDFDHERVTVAVAGSDGSIRGEEHAAVNVDSEAAAALDVSVGMVHRLLGQTGTSMSDIRSIAAGVPAPLDMRTNRIHSASVLTGWVGLDPAEELSNRLGRPVLIGNDADLGAVGELRYGAAKGARDFIYVKASEGIGAGLVLGGSAYHGATGAAGEIGHTRLGEQGTWCRCGNRGCLETVVSSTLVRRLMTELGIPRGRDETFPLADAAKHPVTGRFISEAGRTLGRVLADLCNCLNPSLIVLGGELGTAGEPLADGVRESINRFAQPATAASLEVKVGALGLRAELLGAVSLAGQHALLEI encoded by the coding sequence GTGATCCGACGCGAGAACGGCGTCACCCGAGCCGACTTAAGCCTGATCACCGGCCTGTCCCGGAGCGCGGTTGCGGAGACCGTCCAGGACCTGCTCAACGAACGCCTGATCGCCGAGGACGTGCTGGCCGCCGGCGGCCGGGGGGCCGGACGGGGTCGCCCCTCGGCTCTGCTGGTCGCATCCGGCGGGACGGGGTCGGTGGTCGGCATCGACTTCGACCACGAACGGGTGACGGTCGCCGTCGCCGGCAGTGACGGCAGCATTCGCGGCGAGGAGCACGCCGCGGTGAATGTGGACAGCGAGGCCGCGGCGGCGCTGGACGTGTCGGTGGGCATGGTGCACCGGCTGCTGGGCCAGACCGGCACCAGCATGTCCGACATCCGCTCGATCGCGGCCGGGGTGCCGGCACCGCTGGACATGCGCACCAATCGCATCCACTCCGCGTCGGTGCTCACCGGCTGGGTCGGCCTGGACCCGGCCGAGGAGCTGTCCAACCGGCTGGGCCGGCCCGTCCTGATCGGTAACGACGCGGACCTGGGCGCGGTCGGCGAACTGCGGTACGGCGCGGCCAAGGGCGCGCGGGACTTCATCTACGTCAAGGCCTCCGAGGGCATCGGCGCCGGCCTGGTGCTCGGCGGGTCGGCTTACCACGGCGCGACCGGCGCGGCCGGCGAGATCGGGCACACCCGGCTCGGCGAGCAGGGCACCTGGTGCCGCTGCGGCAACCGGGGCTGTCTGGAGACGGTGGTGTCCAGCACCCTGGTCCGCCGCCTGATGACCGAACTGGGCATTCCCCGTGGTCGGGACGAGACCTTCCCGCTGGCCGACGCGGCCAAGCACCCGGTCACCGGACGTTTCATCTCCGAGGCCGGCCGCACCCTCGGCCGGGTCCTGGCCGACCTGTGCAACTGCCTGAACCCGTCGCTGATCGTGCTCGGCGGCGAGCTGGGCACCGCCGGCGAGCCGCTGGCCGACGGCGTGCGCGAGTCCATCAACCGGTTCGCCCAGCCGGCCACCGCGGCCTCCCTGGAGGTCAAGGTCGGCGCCCTGGGGCTGCGGGCCGAGCTGCTGGGCGCGGTCAGCCTGGCCGGCCAGCACGCCCTGCTGGAGATCTGA
- a CDS encoding LLM class F420-dependent oxidoreductase: protein MRIGLNLGYVTTAEELADNLALAVAAESLGFDCVWAAEAYGSDAVTVLSAVAARTHRIGVGSAVLQIPGRTPAMTAMTAATLDALSTGRFTLGLGVSGPQVSEGWHGVRFADPIGRTEEYVQIIRQAISRRRVTAGGEHFTLPLPGGQGKSLVLSLQPVRPQIPIYLAAIGPKNLDLTGRIADGWLGIFFDPDTAADSVDRIGAAATAAGRNPAEIDICVTVPTSVDPDPVRAADLVRPYAALYIGGMGSPKTNFYHRTAAEMGFRDEADEVQRRFLGRDYAGAAAAVPAEFIDRTSLLGDEERIAQRLTRLAAAGVTSVAVSCFDPDLDGKIATLTTVAAAAQRAEAAK from the coding sequence ATGCGCATCGGCCTGAACCTGGGCTACGTGACAACCGCCGAGGAACTGGCGGACAACCTGGCGTTGGCCGTGGCCGCCGAGTCCTTGGGCTTCGACTGTGTGTGGGCGGCCGAGGCCTACGGCTCGGACGCGGTGACCGTGCTGTCGGCCGTCGCCGCCCGCACCCATCGGATCGGCGTGGGCTCGGCCGTTCTGCAGATCCCCGGGCGCACCCCGGCGATGACCGCGATGACGGCCGCCACCCTGGACGCACTGTCCACCGGGCGGTTCACCCTGGGCCTGGGCGTGTCCGGGCCGCAGGTCTCCGAGGGCTGGCACGGTGTCCGGTTCGCCGACCCGATTGGCCGCACCGAGGAGTACGTGCAGATCATCCGGCAGGCGATCAGCCGCCGCCGGGTCACCGCCGGCGGCGAGCACTTCACGCTGCCGCTGCCCGGCGGGCAGGGCAAGTCCCTGGTCCTGTCCCTGCAGCCGGTCCGCCCGCAGATCCCGATCTACCTGGCCGCGATCGGCCCGAAGAACCTGGACCTGACCGGACGCATCGCCGACGGCTGGCTGGGCATCTTCTTCGACCCGGACACCGCCGCCGATTCGGTCGACCGGATCGGCGCCGCGGCCACCGCCGCCGGCCGCAATCCGGCCGAGATCGACATCTGCGTCACCGTGCCCACCTCGGTCGACCCGGATCCGGTCCGGGCCGCCGACCTGGTGCGCCCCTACGCCGCGCTCTACATCGGCGGCATGGGCTCGCCGAAGACGAACTTCTACCACCGCACGGCCGCCGAGATGGGCTTTCGCGACGAGGCCGACGAGGTGCAGCGCCGCTTCCTGGGCCGCGACTACGCCGGCGCGGCGGCCGCCGTGCCGGCCGAATTCATCGACCGGACCAGCCTGCTCGGCGACGAGGAGCGGATCGCCCAGCGGCTGACCCGGCTGGCCGCGGCCGGAGTCACCTCGGTCGCCGTCAGCTGCTTCGACCCCGATCTGGACGGCAAGATCGCCACCCTGACCACGGTGGCCGCCGCCGCCCAGCGCGCGGAGGCCGCGAAGTGA
- a CDS encoding WhiB family transcriptional regulator, whose amino-acid sequence MAFIGRLPVPTTEAWDWQAEAACRGMASSFFFHPWGERGPSRDERVRRAKEVCADCPVIDACRQHALEVQEQYGVWGGLSEEERLVLLNRGRRSLRRKLISQSTELAALVAAQPAPVTAGSGNPG is encoded by the coding sequence GTGGCTTTTATCGGACGACTGCCGGTACCGACGACCGAGGCTTGGGACTGGCAGGCGGAAGCGGCCTGCCGGGGCATGGCGAGCTCGTTCTTCTTCCATCCCTGGGGCGAGCGCGGCCCGTCCCGGGACGAACGGGTCCGACGCGCCAAGGAGGTGTGCGCCGACTGCCCGGTGATCGACGCCTGCCGCCAGCACGCCTTGGAGGTCCAGGAGCAGTACGGGGTGTGGGGCGGGCTGTCCGAGGAGGAACGCCTGGTCCTGCTGAACCGGGGACGCCGGAGCCTGCGCCGCAAGCTGATCTCGCAGTCGACCGAGCTGGCCGCCCTGGTCGCCGCGCAACCGGCGCCGGTCACCGCGGGCTCCGGCAACCCCGGCTGA
- a CDS encoding undecaprenyl-diphosphate phosphatase, with the protein MNLLQAVILGIVEGLTEFLPVSSTGHQTIVAGLMGLQIDDPSITAFIAVIQVGAIAALVLYLRRDIVRLLTAWVRGLRHAENRSDPSYREAWLVILGSLPIAIVGLLAKNIIEGPLRSLWVVAIALIAWGVVMLVAEAMATQQRHEQDLGLKDALIIGCTQALALIPGVSRSGATISAGLLLGLDRVTAARFGFLLGIPAMAGAAVLEVPAAVKTGGVGIVLTLVGTAVAFVVAYVTVAWMLRFVSRHTIRVFVWYRFALAAVLIVMLSTGFLTATGIRG; encoded by the coding sequence GTGAACCTGCTCCAAGCCGTCATCCTCGGCATCGTCGAGGGGCTGACCGAGTTCCTGCCGGTCTCCTCGACCGGCCACCAGACCATCGTCGCCGGCCTGATGGGGCTGCAGATCGACGACCCGTCGATCACCGCCTTCATCGCGGTCATCCAGGTCGGTGCGATCGCCGCGCTGGTGCTGTACCTGCGCCGGGACATCGTGCGCCTGCTGACCGCCTGGGTCCGCGGCCTGCGGCACGCGGAGAACCGCAGCGACCCCAGTTACCGGGAGGCCTGGCTGGTCATCCTGGGTTCGCTGCCGATCGCGATCGTCGGCCTGCTGGCCAAGAACATCATCGAGGGTCCGCTGCGTTCGCTGTGGGTGGTGGCCATCGCGCTGATCGCCTGGGGCGTGGTGATGCTCGTCGCCGAGGCGATGGCCACCCAGCAGCGGCACGAGCAGGACCTCGGCCTGAAGGACGCGCTGATCATCGGCTGCACGCAGGCGCTGGCCCTGATCCCCGGGGTGTCCCGGTCCGGGGCCACCATCTCGGCCGGTCTGCTGCTCGGCCTGGACCGGGTGACCGCGGCCCGGTTCGGCTTCCTGCTGGGCATCCCGGCGATGGCCGGCGCGGCCGTGCTGGAGGTCCCGGCCGCGGTCAAGACCGGGGGCGTTGGCATCGTGCTGACCCTGGTCGGCACCGCCGTCGCATTCGTCGTCGCCTACGTCACGGTCGCCTGGATGCTGCGTTTCGTCAGCCGGCACACCATCCGGGTGTTCGTCTGGTACCGCTTCGCCCTGGCCGCGGTGCTCATCGTGATGCTCAGCACCGGCTTCCTGACGGCCACCGGGATCCGGGGATGA
- the mshC gene encoding cysteine--1-D-myo-inosityl 2-amino-2-deoxy-alpha-D-glucopyranoside ligase — MQSWPSPPVPGIPGTGRPLRLYDSATGEVRPTDPGPVATMYVCGITPYDATHLGHAATYLAFDLVHRMWLDAGHQVHYVQNITDIDDPLLERAQRDGVSWRKLADREIGLFRDDMTALRVIPPADYIGAVEAMDEVTAAVQELIDAGAAYRVPDEQYPDVYFDVTASGQFGYESRYDEATMLRLSAERGGDPDRPGKRQRLDPLLWRVERPQEPSWSSPMGPGRPGWHIECAVIAGNRIGPVIDLQGGGSDLIFPHHECSAAHAEVLSGKRPFARHYTHAGMIGLDGEKMSKSRGNLVFVSRLLHQGVDPMAMRLGLLAGHYRQDRAWSDEVLTAAEARLARWRAAAARTGVDADSVVQAIRDGLADDLDTPTVIEALDAWAADETLDGSAVAAAVDALLGVRLV; from the coding sequence GTGCAATCCTGGCCCTCCCCGCCCGTGCCCGGAATCCCCGGCACGGGCCGACCGCTTCGGCTCTACGACTCGGCCACGGGGGAGGTGCGGCCCACCGATCCGGGTCCGGTGGCCACCATGTACGTCTGCGGGATCACCCCGTACGACGCCACCCATCTCGGGCACGCGGCCACCTACCTGGCCTTCGACCTGGTGCACCGGATGTGGCTGGACGCCGGTCACCAGGTGCACTACGTGCAGAACATCACCGACATCGACGACCCGCTGCTGGAGCGGGCGCAGCGCGACGGGGTGTCCTGGCGCAAGCTCGCGGACCGGGAGATCGGCCTGTTCCGGGACGACATGACGGCGCTGCGGGTGATCCCACCGGCCGACTACATCGGCGCGGTCGAGGCGATGGACGAGGTCACCGCGGCGGTGCAGGAGTTGATCGACGCCGGCGCCGCCTACCGGGTACCCGACGAGCAGTACCCCGACGTGTACTTCGACGTCACCGCCTCCGGGCAGTTCGGCTACGAGTCGCGCTACGACGAGGCGACGATGCTGCGGCTGTCCGCCGAACGCGGCGGCGACCCCGACCGGCCCGGCAAGCGGCAGCGGCTGGATCCGCTGCTGTGGCGGGTCGAACGGCCGCAGGAGCCGTCCTGGTCCTCGCCGATGGGTCCCGGCCGGCCGGGCTGGCACATCGAGTGTGCGGTCATCGCCGGCAACCGGATCGGGCCGGTCATCGACCTGCAGGGCGGCGGCAGCGACCTGATCTTCCCGCATCACGAGTGTTCGGCCGCGCACGCCGAGGTGCTCTCCGGCAAGCGGCCGTTCGCCCGGCACTACACGCACGCCGGCATGATCGGGCTGGACGGCGAGAAGATGTCCAAGTCGCGGGGCAACCTGGTCTTCGTGTCCCGGCTGCTGCATCAGGGCGTGGATCCGATGGCCATGCGGCTGGGCCTGCTGGCCGGGCACTACCGGCAGGACCGGGCCTGGTCGGACGAGGTGCTCACGGCCGCGGAGGCCCGGCTGGCTCGCTGGCGGGCGGCGGCGGCCCGGACCGGGGTCGACGCGGATTCGGTGGTACAGGCCATCCGGGACGGCCTGGCCGACGATCTGGACACCCCGACGGTGATCGAGGCGCTGGACGCGTGGGCGGCCGACGAGACCCTGGACGGGTCGGCCGTGGCCGCGGCGGTGGATGCGCTGCTCGGGGTGCGGCTGGTCTGA
- a CDS encoding MSMEG_4193 family putative phosphomutase: MVLVRHGRSTSNVAGTLAGRTPGVELDEQGREQADTLARRLREIRIDRLVSSPLQRCRQTLAPLAAALDLPVEIDEQLLEVDYGAWSGRKLSELLHEPLWRVVQAHPSAAVFPQGEGLAAMSTRAADAIRRIRQSATRDVTVLVCSHGDVIKAILADALGLHLDAFQRIVVAPASVSVIRYTPLRPFVERINDTGDPILAKPPPPTVPTDETAKAPGTGPADAPAEPGSDTSSDAVPGGVTG, encoded by the coding sequence GTGGTGCTGGTCCGGCACGGCCGGTCCACCTCCAATGTGGCCGGCACGCTGGCCGGTCGCACCCCCGGGGTGGAGCTGGACGAGCAGGGCCGTGAGCAGGCCGACACCCTGGCCCGGCGGCTGCGGGAGATCCGCATCGACCGGCTGGTCAGCTCGCCGCTGCAGCGGTGCCGCCAGACCCTGGCCCCGCTGGCCGCCGCCCTGGACCTGCCGGTGGAGATCGACGAGCAGTTGCTGGAGGTCGACTACGGCGCCTGGTCCGGGCGCAAGCTCTCCGAACTGCTGCACGAGCCGCTCTGGCGGGTGGTGCAGGCCCACCCGTCGGCCGCGGTGTTCCCGCAGGGCGAGGGCCTGGCCGCGATGTCGACCCGGGCGGCCGACGCGATCCGCCGCATCCGGCAGTCGGCGACCCGTGACGTGACCGTGCTGGTGTGCTCGCACGGCGACGTGATCAAGGCGATCCTGGCCGACGCGCTGGGGCTGCACCTGGATGCGTTCCAGCGGATCGTCGTCGCGCCGGCCTCGGTGTCGGTGATCCGGTACACCCCGCTGCGCCCGTTCGTCGAGCGGATCAACGACACCGGCGACCCGATCCTGGCCAAACCCCCGCCCCCGACCGTGCCCACCGACGAAACCGCCAAGGCCCCCGGTACCGGACCCGCCGACGCCCCGGCCGAGCCCGGATCGGACACCTCGTCCGATGCCGTGCCCGGCGGCGTCACCGGCTGA
- a CDS encoding SCO1664 family protein codes for MADRDPAPTGDDADTVGHVLRHGEITVTGRLTDASNVTLLGQSTVDGVAVECIYKPVRGERPLWDFPDGTLAERELAAYLVSAAAGWDCVPLTIIRDGPLGPGMVQRWIGDCDPDLMVDLVPVRQVPAGWLPVMRAIDAGGEDVAVVHADNPQLAVLAGFDLVVNNADRKGSHVLPTPDGRVLGVDHGLCFHQDEKLRTILWGWAGTRLPAAVLEGLARLEDELEATLGDQLDELITTTEMAALRRRIDRLRATKKYPKPPGHRTPIPWPPL; via the coding sequence TTGGCTGACCGGGACCCCGCGCCGACCGGGGACGACGCCGACACTGTCGGGCACGTCCTGCGGCACGGGGAGATCACCGTCACCGGGCGCCTCACCGACGCGTCCAACGTGACCCTGCTCGGCCAATCCACGGTCGACGGGGTGGCCGTCGAGTGCATCTACAAGCCGGTCCGCGGCGAGCGCCCGCTCTGGGACTTCCCCGACGGCACCCTGGCCGAGCGGGAACTGGCCGCCTACCTGGTCTCCGCGGCGGCCGGCTGGGACTGCGTCCCGCTGACGATCATCCGGGACGGTCCGCTGGGCCCGGGCATGGTCCAGCGCTGGATCGGAGACTGCGACCCGGATCTGATGGTCGATCTGGTGCCGGTGCGCCAGGTGCCGGCCGGTTGGCTGCCGGTGATGCGGGCGATCGACGCCGGCGGTGAGGACGTCGCCGTCGTGCACGCCGACAACCCGCAGCTGGCCGTGCTGGCCGGGTTCGACCTGGTCGTCAACAACGCCGACCGCAAGGGCTCGCACGTGCTGCCGACCCCGGACGGCCGGGTGCTGGGGGTCGACCACGGGCTGTGCTTCCACCAGGACGAGAAGCTGCGCACGATCCTGTGGGGTTGGGCCGGCACCCGGCTGCCGGCGGCCGTGCTGGAGGGCCTGGCCCGGCTCGAGGACGAGCTGGAGGCCACCCTGGGCGACCAGCTGGACGAGCTGATCACGACCACCGAGATGGCGGCGCTGCGGCGGCGCATCGACCGGTTGCGGGCCACCAAGAAGTACCCCAAGCCGCCCGGGCACCGCACCCCGATCCCGTGGCCGCCGCTGTGA
- a CDS encoding M10 family metallopeptidase domain-containing protein, whose product MSVVTNLGRTAARAVGGLALDASHGVLTAAAGVRAAATGHTIGPATLRVHVVILSDEAGRPLCAPEAVRPALRRADEVLRREAGIRVRVARLQVIDEPAPPRALDPRANQLLLLDDVLGRTEFYRRHEAPVDVATLAVGTPVTVVVVRRIAGRTTGCSLGISADWVIVQAGLFDAADPGSYDETVLVHELGHALNLPHRRDRRNLMFPESSPPDGLRGTALHPWQEAILHANRHVVPGVAQPR is encoded by the coding sequence ATGAGTGTGGTGACCAACCTGGGCCGGACCGCGGCCCGCGCGGTCGGCGGGCTGGCCCTGGACGCCTCGCACGGGGTGCTGACCGCGGCCGCCGGGGTGCGGGCGGCGGCCACCGGCCACACCATCGGGCCGGCCACCTTGCGGGTGCACGTGGTCATCCTGTCCGACGAGGCCGGCCGCCCGCTGTGCGCGCCCGAGGCGGTGCGGCCGGCGCTGCGGCGGGCCGACGAGGTGCTGCGGCGGGAGGCCGGGATCCGGGTCCGGGTGGCCCGCCTGCAGGTGATCGACGAGCCGGCCCCGCCGCGGGCGCTGGACCCCCGGGCCAACCAGCTGCTGCTGCTCGACGACGTGCTGGGCCGCACCGAGTTCTACCGGCGGCACGAGGCCCCGGTCGACGTGGCCACCCTGGCCGTGGGCACCCCGGTGACGGTGGTGGTGGTCCGACGGATCGCCGGCCGCACGACCGGCTGCTCGCTGGGCATCAGCGCCGACTGGGTGATCGTGCAGGCCGGCCTGTTCGACGCCGCCGATCCGGGCAGCTACGACGAGACGGTGCTGGTGCACGAGCTCGGCCACGCGCTCAACCTGCCGCACCGCCGGGACCGGCGGAACCTGATGTTCCCGGAGTCCTCGCCCCCGGACGGGCTGCGCGGCACCGCCCTGCACCCGTGGCAGGAAGCGATCCTGCACGCCAACCGGCACGTCGTGCCCGGGGTCGCCCAACCCCGCTGA